In a single window of the Ancylobacter polymorphus genome:
- a CDS encoding antibiotic biosynthesis monooxygenase family protein — MFMTISRCHVKAGSEQDARALLEKEMLPNDGKKPGDVIEGLVGFGLMKSKKDPSMYGICTVWESEAAFDKMSSNPRAKDGGGIVEKLQKLCDGEIKGEGFYIESL; from the coding sequence ATGTTTATGACGATCTCTCGTTGTCACGTTAAGGCGGGTAGCGAGCAGGATGCACGCGCGCTTCTCGAAAAGGAAATGCTCCCCAACGACGGCAAGAAGCCGGGCGATGTCATTGAAGGGCTGGTCGGCTTTGGACTGATGAAGTCCAAGAAGGACCCGTCCATGTATGGCATCTGCACTGTGTGGGAAAGCGAAGCGGCTTTCGACAAGATGTCTTCCAACCCGCGCGCCAAGGACGGTGGCGGCATCGTCGAGAAGCTCCAGAAGCTTTGCGACGGCGAGATCAAGGGCGAAGGTTTCTACATCGAGAGCCTCTGA